In the genome of Osmerus eperlanus unplaced genomic scaffold, fOsmEpe2.1 SCAFFOLD_63, whole genome shotgun sequence, the window agagagagagagagagagagagagagagagaaggaagagagagagaaataaggaaGCAAGGCCAAGaaaggaagagtgtgtgtgtgagagggagaataAGTGAcagagaaggtggagagagagagagagaaataaggaaGCAAGAGAGAgtcatagagggagagatgattCAAGGTTAATGTGCCGGAACTGTTGAGAACGTGATCGTGCTCAGAggccacagacacacgcacgcacacacacgcacacacacacacacatactgtatcatTGGTGGCCTCTTTCAAATGAAATCACCGTCATCCTGTCTTGAAATAGACAAGTGTTGGAGGAGCGGCTATAAAAGAGAGGTAGGGGACCCAACCTGACTCttgtttcctctccctctcttcttctcttctttcttcatcccctctcttcttctctccataTTCAGCCCTCCTTCAGCCAGGtaagacctgagagagagaatgagcaaAAGAGATGAACTCGGAGGCGAGGTAGATAGTTAGCAAACAGACGGTGTGGGAATAAAGAAAAGGTTTCAAATAGTTTCTGGTGGGGTTGGATTATATTCCTGCGACAGGGGGAAGCTAGCATATATTTACAGATGTCAGAGGAATTCAGTAGACACTGTAATGTGCACAGATTAGAATTCAAATTGAATCATATAAATGTTTGTATTTAATTATTAGCAATTTCCAAGAGACTGTGTGTcaagctctttgtgtgtgtgtgtgtgtgtgtgtgtgtgtgtgtgtgtgtgtgtgtgtgtgtgtgtgtgtgtgtgtgcgaaaggTCTTGATTACTAGACCTGAACCGatggtagaaagagagaaattctGTTCTGGAAGCTCTCAGTTCTGTGCTGCAGGACAGAATGTTTCTGAGCAGATGGAATTCTCCACACCGGCCTTCTACACCTTCATTCTTCAACCCTTACTAACTTACtgttacaaagagagagaaagagagagaaggatagagtgacagagagagaaagagggtagggagggagagacagagggagagagtgaaagagagggagaggaggagagacagagaccaagagagagagaggtagagagtagagagggagagagaaaaagagagggagaggaggagagacagagagagagagagagagagagagagagagagagagagagagaggagagagagagacagagagagagagagagagagagggagagagagagagagagagagagagagagagagagagagagagagagggagagagtgacagagagacagaggaggagagacagagaaaggaggaaaggtATACCAGGAACTTGTAATCCGAGCCCTCATCCGTCCTCACGTTGGGATGCTGAGGCTATGTGACATGccttctgcagacacacagcgaCTGTCACCACCaaacgccaacacacacacactcacacacacactcacacacacactcatactgcaTGTGTGGAGCAGTGACTATATACTGACGCCTAGTGGTTGAATACGGTATCTTGTCTTTTGTGTCGTAACTGTTGGAATTTATTGTTGTGTAAGATGAACcttgaagttgtgtgtgtgtgtgtgtgtgtgactgggtgtgtgtgtaagtgtgagtgtactttgtgtgtgcgtgtgactgtgtgtgtatatgtgtgtgagactgtgtgtgtgtgtgtgtgtgtgtgtgtgtgtgtgtgtgtgtgtgtgtgtgtgtgtgtgtgtgtgtgtgtgtgagtgtgtgtgtacgtgtgtgggtgtgtctgtgtgtgtgtaagggactgTCTGCCAGGCGCTTATTTATTCCTCATCTTAAATTCTCAACTGTGGCTCTTTGTCTTCAGAGTGCCTCAGGGTCCTAAAGGGTGTCCGTGACCGCCTGACTGAAATACACCCAGGCCCCCAGCTTGGGGCAGTggcctcagggtgtgtgtgaggcgagtgtgtgtgcatgagggtgTGTGACTATAGCAGGTGATATACGCCCCAGGTCTCCAGACTAACAGTACATCACCTCAGTTAAGTACCTAAGACAGCCCTGGAACTCCTGGCTGAACACTCCTGGctgaactctctctcacacacacacacacacacacacacacacccacactctgtctcacacacacactcacacacaaacacacactctcacacacacactcacacacaaacacacacacactctgacattgGGAATGTGACCAAACGGTATAAATGATTGACACCTCTGTCTATTtttttccctctcgctctccctcactcttactttctttctttctctctctccctgtccctctgtctctgtctctttctctctctctgtctctctctctctctctctttctctctctctgtctctctctctctgtttccctccctccctccatccctccgtccctccctccagccgcCAAGATGGCCATGAAAGATCTGTTGAAAGCCGATGACATAAAGAAAGCCATGGATGCGTTTGCAGGTACAGTATGCTGTCATGTGCACCTGCTGTCATCTCCTGTATCTTGtacttcctgtccctcttccGTTCCACTTCCTGTTGACCTCTGAActatccctcttcccctctctcctccccatctcctcctccactcctccacctttcttcccctctctcctccccatctcctcccccccccccctccacccccacccctcctctcctcccccctccccctcagtggCGGACTCGTTTGACCACAAGCGTTTCTTTGAGATGGTGGGTCTGAAGGCCATGTCTGCTGACAACGTGAAGAAGGTGTTCCAGGCGCTGGACGTGGACGCCAGCGGCttcatagaggaggaggagctcaagtacacacacacctgcatgatacacacaccatcacacacacctgcatgacacacacacaccatcacacacacctgcatgacacacacaccatcacacacacacacatctgcatgatacacacaccatcacacacacacacatctgcatgatacacacaccatcacacacacctgcatgaacacacaccaccacacacacacacacctgcatgatacacacaccatcacacacacttgcatgacacacacaccatcacacacacacacacctgcatgaacacacgcaccatcacacacacgttGACGGTGATGCGTCCCTCAGGTTCGTGCTGAAGGGCTTCGCCACGGACGGCCGGGACCTGACGGACCGCAGAGACCACTGCCTTCCTGACCGCCGCCGACAAGGACGGAGACGGCAAGATAGGGATCGAcggtgaggaggggaaggaggagggagggagggggagggggagggggagggggaggggggagggggagagggagggggagggggagggggtaggggggaaTAGGGTAGAATGGGTAGTTTTGGACGGGTGCATTCAATAAAAAACTAGACTCTAATCTGTGATTGTGTTCCtggtgtctcttcctctcttacaGAGTTTGAAGCCTTGGTGCACGAGTAGAGCGCAGAGCCCTCTCAACCCTTCCCCTgctctcaccccccaccccgaactcacccccccaccccctagtctcacccccctcacccctactctcaccccctcacccccactctcacccccactctcaccccctcacccctactctcaccccccacccctactctcaccccctcaccgctactctcacccccttccttcccggtctcacccctcccccttagtctccctcccttctcccccagccCACCAGTATTCATATTTTCAtctgcaccccctcctcctccctccagcccacctTCTCTGCAACCCTTCCCAGTCCCTCCAGTCTGTGCTCTGTCTTCAGCACCCCCACCAAAGCCACAGGGGGGCGCCAGCGAGCCAACCCCTTCAAAGAATACTGTGGTACTGTGTGAAGAACAGCAGAGTTCAACTCTGGTCGGTTATTGTCTTGCCTGCTAGTGAGTTTAGTTTATTCATgagcttttatttatttgttttatttatttttatttacgtgaAATGTTGTGAACATTTCCTGTTACATTTTGAGACTTTatttgaaacctagaaatgtgcCAAAAACATTCAGTTCTTCTTTctgttttacaatgttttattttgtgttatttctatttttttctctcttacgtttttttcttttcttcatccaTACcgttccctcctttcctcctcacatctttcccctctcttcctctcttatcCAGTGAAGAAATGATGCATAAATAAACTGATAAACGATAGACACCAAGCTTTGAAAAGAGAGAAGTGATCCACTTAAGAAACAAATAAAAACGCcttgaggaaaaaaaaactCTGTTTATTTTCTAGTCTGATACAACGGGTCATTGTGGTTAAGTGTTCCATGGAACATTAGAACATGAGAACACTCCGTGTGTTCCATGGAACTTTAGAACATGACAACACTCCGGGTGTTCCATGGAACCTTAGAACATGAGAACACTGTGTGTTCCATGGAACCTTAGAACATGACAACACTCCATATATTCCGTGAACAAAGGATTCAGAATCACAACAAATCACATCAGTTCTATACAAACATAGTTCTTGCTACAGAGGACATTGTGACTCAAACAGTATTATAGGTTAATTGATTACCAGCAGGCCTTCATGAAAACATGAGTCCATCAGACCCAAACTCTACAATTAAACACACGGATAAATGTAACATTTacgtttattcatttagcatatgCTCCTAACCAAAGAGATGTACAAATAAATGCCCATATTCCGGTTATAAATATAATAAATCGACAGCATAATTCCATAACTCATCCAGCGTGGTGATTGGTCAGTGGATCCGTGGTGCTGATCTGTCATTGGTTGACGTCGGGCGAAGTTTCACAGTAGCAAATGGGTTTGTTCCTCTGAAATATGAGAGGGATGTGAAGACTGACGGgtagtacacacacgcacacacacacacgcacacacactggactttacacacagacacacacacacactgacctatacacacagacacacaaacacacatgcaaacagacatACTGACCTTGGAAAGAGGGGATTTTCACCAGATGGTCCATGTGGCAACAATGCCTAAAGTTAGAAATCATGTTCATAAACTTGGACCATCTCAACAAAAACGCAACAcaatgtagttaaacaaaaactaacagacatacacagaatAGTTACACAATGAAAACAATTATTATATTTTTGTACCTTTTCATATGAGGCCGACTCCGCCCCCTTATCAGAAAGGGCAGTGATTGACTGAAAGTCAGCTGACCCCCTCCGTAGCGACTGttgtgtgggcggggggggcgggggcggaggaggaggagggggaggaagctcATAGCTGCTCTTCGTCTGATTGGTCCTGACCTCCGGGACAGGCTCCGCCTTCCtctcagggaggggagagattggCCGGACGTCAACGGACCCCCGGCGTGTGGGCGTCGCCGGGGGCGGGACGTCTCCGTAGCTCTTGCTCTCGGGCTTTTCTGATTGGTCCGCGGGGGTGTCGCTCGGGTCCAGGAGGTTGGTCATGCTGTGGCTCCGCAGAGACGCCCCGCtgcgggtcagaggtcaggggtcaacgaAGGTCGATacggtgtaatgtgtgtgtgtgtgaaggggtttGCGtatgaggaagtgtgtgtgttcgtcctCGTACCTGGACCCCAGAGTGTTGGAGAACTCCTCAGCAGGTGTGACGTATGCAGCAGGAAACCAGCCCTGACTGaggatcatacacacacacacagacatacacacacacacacacacacagacacacacacacacacaaagagaaaaagCATGTCAGGAGCAACACATACTGTAGAGCAAGACAcgcgctccctctccccctctctccctctctctccccctctctccctctctctctctctctctctctctctctctctctctctatctctctctctctctctctctctctgtccctctctctctctctctctctctctctctcctgcttacTGTATATTGCTGTCGTATACTGCACACCCGCAAAAaccttccaccctccctccctcccccagtccaccctccctccctcccccagtccaccctccccccctccaccctccctcccccagtcccgcTCACCGCAGGCTGCTGTCGGTGCGTCCGTACAGCCAGCCGTTGCGGGGCTCCTGCACCAGCACCGTCACTGTCTCTCCCCGGGAGAAGGGCAGCAGCTTGGGGTTGGACGTGGCGGGGTGGGACACCAGGGCCCTCATGGGCCGCCCCCCGCCCAGGCCCAG includes:
- the pvalb7 gene encoding LOW QUALITY PROTEIN: parvalbumin-7 (The sequence of the model RefSeq protein was modified relative to this genomic sequence to represent the inferred CDS: deleted 1 base in 1 codon) — encoded protein: MAMKDLLKADDIKKAMDAFAVADSFDHKRFFEMVGLKAMSADNVKKVFQALDVDASGFIEEEELKFVLKGFATDGRDLTDRETTAFLTAADKDGDGKIGIDEFEALVHE